From the Trifolium pratense cultivar HEN17-A07 linkage group LG4, ARS_RC_1.1, whole genome shotgun sequence genome, the window gggaaaacaatcattttaattgtgAATATGTAAAATGTTGTCATTGTGATCCATAAATATACTGAAATTGCAAACATAGTGGGGGCTCAAGCCCACACAAGACCACACTTAGGTCCGTCCCTGCCGGAGACAACCCTCACCCGATAAGGAGTTGAGTAAACTGGAACATAACATAGGTATGGAATATGTTGTGGTCCTCTATGATTCACGGGCGTACCAAAAATGTTATACCCAGTCCAGGATGCTACATAATGATAATGGTATTGTCGTTAGTGCCAACCTTGAAGCTAGAGGATTTGGTTTGAGAGGAAAACCAAATTGAATTGTTATTAAAATTTACAGTAACCGAACCGAATCAAACTATTCGTCTTATGAACTAAATCGAATTGTTGAAATGGTTCGGTTATATGGTTCTGAATCGAACCATAATTAACttttaaagaattaaaatttactatttcaaacttaattaaattgattttaattgcATTGTTATTATTAGTACCGCtgaaaagaatttaaaaatccAATCTAGATCgaatattaagattttttttaaaaacaaaaattaatctGAACTATTAAACTGAACCGAACCATTAAAGGGAACCTAATCAAACTGATAATCataaaccgaaccaaactgtttCAATTTAGTTTCAAAACCGTTAGTTatagttaaaattattttttggtttggtttgattcGACAATTCGATTcaactttttagtttttatgcCCACCCTAGACAAGGTGCTTCACATAAGTTATGGATATCGTGGTAGCAGGAGCCATCAGCCATGTGATGTGCAGAGATTAGCATAGCATAGTGCTCCAAACAGCAGATATATTCTACGATCACAGCTTATCTTACTAATATCACTTGGTCCCCCTCTATAGATGCCTTTACCGAATAAAACTGTCTTTTATggagtaataataatatacatacattttattgattttgatttttgatgcTTTGTTAAAGAGATATTTTAATAGACGGAATAAATTGATGGAAACTTTTGATAGACTGCCCAACAGGAGTTTGATGAACTACCATAGATGATCTACGGTCTACCAGTAACTTGATCTCGAGCTTAAAAactcttttattttgtgtttgtttaccTTAATGAAGATTTATAGAAAATGATTTTCAGTTACTCAAAACAACTTTCTATTTAAGtagtttttagatttttatttgttaaaaaggAGGTaacatgaaaaaattattaaacatgattattctattaaaaaaaattgtaagtaTTGGACCTTATAAATTATGGCTCTGGCTCTGTTTAGTCTTGTCAAATGCTagaattaacttattttaaagaaagaaaattgtATTGtgacactagttaagcatattaataaataaaaaatttgtttagaaatatgtactctccgtcccaaaatataagtaaaaatgagtcaaacaaacttgatgtatttggttaaagatttgaaccaaatatattcacttttgttgacaaacttttgcttatattttgggacgggaTGAGTACTATATTCGATACCTTAAATAGGGCTGGGCACAACCGATCCAACCCATTTTTAACCGATCGACCCAAACCGAAAAGGCATATTCGGTTTGATTTTTACGGACCCGCGGGTTGAACATTTGTAAACCGTGGATATTGAAGATTCAAACGAACGGATTGTGGTTGTAAGGTTTGGACCCCAAATGAAACCAAACCCGTACCaaaattgttactatatttataatattatattattatttcttaCACTTGGCTGAAATATGCATTATCATCAGCCCAAATTCTATTTATCTGGTAATCTTCACCAAGAACTTGTATAATTTTCATCTCTGTTTATCATTTTGTGGtgattttatcataattttttcttatggatttgtaaaataagaaatatgaatatcaatttttaatatgATATTCACCGTAatcataatatataattttgttatgaatttgccataatatttttattcaggaacttaaaaaacaacaatatttttattttgtgcaaCTATAGTCAAAAACAAAGTTGgacaactacaaaaaaaaacacatttgaaACAAATCGcactaattaaaaatttaagaaaaaaataaatttaaaaatggtCAAAATCGTTGAACCGAACTGAAACCGAGTCAACCCGAAAACCAAAAACCGACCAAACCGAGTAAGTAATTAGTTCGATATTGAGTTTATATAATGTCAACCATGGGTCCGACTGATTTTGAGGTTTGAGCCCAAAACCGAACGGATGTCCACCCCTAACCTTAAATTTGTAAAAAGTTGTTTTCTAGAGGCAAGCATGATCCAATTGTATTTGCTGAATATAAAAGTACTGATGAGCATTGACCAAAAAGAATTGACATCATCTAAAAAACAAGATGGACCCGGAGGGCTGAGACGGACGTTAATTAATGAACAATGACAGAAATGGTACAATTTGTCTGGACAAAGAGAGACTGAATTAAAATACAGAGAGGTTACCATTGGTACCACATTCAAATCAAGTATAAGGTCCAAACTAACCTTAACTACAGTATTCAAGAATTATAAGCCATCAGGgtcaaatattcaaatttataaacCACAATTATGACTCAAACTCAACAACATTTGATATTCATACTTCTCAATAGTGTTCTCATTTTCCAAATGCTAAtgttttttattgactaaaccacatgttttctattttttgaaAGATAAAACACATGCTGATGTTAAATTCAAAACATCATAGTAACATAAAGAACAAACTTACCACCCGCAAAGAAACATTATTTGATCAAGTTAAACTCACCACCATAATTTGCTTAGACAAATTACTTGACACATCCTTCAAGTTTCAGAAACCACTGCTGTATTAACACAAACATTTCATCTGCATAATTCAAAAAGACAAAAACAGACTGCGAGTATTTCTATAGCACAAACACTACTGATCGAAGGTGTGTCCGGTGTCTGACATATGTCAGTATCCAACATTGACATGTGATTACGTTCAGttaattcaatttttcataTTGTTACGGTGCAGTTAGGGTACAACATAATACTACCAACTAATGTTGGGAATTGGATTCCCTGCAGTCAAATTTTGACTGCAGGTTAATCACAATCATTCATTTTTAAACCTGGGCCACCAAAATTTGCATCCAAAGACTCACAATGCATGAATGCATGAATGCATGGATAATTGAATGCATTGAATCCAGGTCCCTAATGTTGGGTTTAAATTGAACCTAATATGCCACATGCATTCATCCTAATATCTAACCAATCTAACAACTAAccaataatcaacaattcaaacaacataatcaacaattcagAGATAGAAAATCGGTTATGTCAGTGTCGTGTCCGTGTTTCATTAGGCAAGTATACTTTTACCAAAGGATAATACAACAATATTTTAATTACAAATTCATATACTATAACAAAAATGAACACAAAGGCAAATAGAAAGGGGAAATTAAGAATGGGACAATTATTTTATACATTCCCCAATAGATAAAACAATTTCATAAATCTAAAACCCCTAAACTGTTTAATTCAACATTACAAAAAACTAAACCAGTTTAGTTTTGCCTATAAGCAATGTAATTAGCCAAAGCAATCAAAGGAGCAGATTTATTAGAATCAAACCCAGAAAGCTGATCTTGTGCATCACTGTTCAATTTCTCAGCAAATTCTTTAGATTTTTCAATTCCCAAAAGCTTTGGATAAGTAACTTTATCAGCTACCAAATCTTTCCCAGCAGTTTTACCTAATTCCTGTGAAGATTTTGTAACATCAAGAATATCATCAACAACCTGAAACAATAAACCTATATATCTAGcaaattttctcaatttttcaacaTCTTCATCACTACCACCACCAAGAATTGCACCAAGAACAACAGCACCTTCTAACAAAGCAGCAGTTTTATGAAGATGAATGAATTCAAGTCTCTCTAATCCAACATCTGATAAACCTTCTGAGTTTATATCAACAACTTGACCGGCTACGAGTCCTTCGGAGCCGATCGATTTCGCTAATTCTCCGATTGCACGGACAATTCTCGCCGGAGAAACTCCTTTCGTCGACACCGCGATATGCTCAAAGGCGAAAGCGAGTAACGCATCTCCGGCGAGAACCGCCACGTCTTCACCGAATACTTTGTGATTCGTCGGTTTACCTCGTCGGAGATCGTCGTTATCCATACAAGGAAGATCGTCGTGGATTAACGACATGGTGTGAATCATTTCAACAGCACAAGCGGCTGGCATCGCCATGGATTCGGTTCCGCCGACGAGTTCGCAGGCGGCTAAACAGAGAACCGGCCGGACACGTTTTCCGCCGGCGAGGAGTGAGTATCGCATAGCTTCGTGAACTTTTAACGGTTCGCGTAACGAAACGGCGTCGTCTAGGGCTTTGTTAACCCTAGTCGCTTTTTCAATCATATAAGTGTTGAAACTGAAAACTGGTTTTTCTTCAGTTTCTATTGTTTCTTGTTTTGTGAGCAAAGATGAGACTGAAAATTGGTGATTATGATTATGGGTTTTTGGTTTAATGGTTGAAATTGaaatgggtattttggtaaaATAGAAAGATGAGATTCTGGATCTGGATCTGGATCTGGTTGTGGTTGTTGAAGCAGTAATAGTAAGTTGATTGAACATGAAACATGTGTTAAGATTCATGGTACTCATGTTGTTTCTGTTGATGTTTTTGATTATGTTTCTAAGAGGtgtttttttaagttctttCTTATCCTTTGTTTATTCTATTGTGTATTCTCTTATTTATAGTGAGATTTGATTTGAAAAAAGTGGTGATAGTAGTTTTTTTAAGAAGGAGTGTACTTGGTGGTGATgtgagtttttttatttgtgttttgtgtgAGATGAAAATGAAGATTGAAGAGAATGTGGCAATGGAAAGTGGAAACAAAAGTGTGGGTAAGGTGAGATAAGTAGATGTTTCCACCAATGAGGTGAGTGTGATGTGTAATGGACAAGATAGGGTTTATGGGATTTTAGTAGggtgtttttttattgtgtgCCTTCATTCAGCTTCATTGGGTATGTCATTTATTTTGTGTGGCTaatatttcattcataataatgtatagtaatataattaaaaaattacatcaaaaaTATTGCGAAAAGTATGAGATAAAATTGCTCTTATAATTGCATGAGTGCTACTATTTACTTGACGTCTAGTGAAAATAACTATAAAGTTGTTATAGTTACTAAGTAAGATCATATAGTCTTGAATAATTGAACTATATTCGGATCGATTAGGTTTCATGTTATTCAAATCATCCACCATCATTTTGCAGTCCATCTCAAGATAGATTTTGTTATATCCCAAACTAACCGTCCAATGAATACATTGGTTTAAACTCCAAGTTTCCGCTTCCGATGCGACTATTCACCTTCCTTGTAGGTTGTCATGGCAACAATAAATTTGCCTTTTTCATCACAAATACAAGTTATGAGCCTACCTTGTTATCTGTCATACATGTTGTCGTATCAAGGTTGCATTTTACAAAGCCTATAGGTGGCCTAGCATTTGTGTAACAGTCTCCGATTTGTTCTTCCATAATTGCAAATTTTGCCTTTTCCATATACTTCTTGCTATCATCGCAAAGACATGGCTCATATAGATAGGGATAGCAATTGCACATGTATCTAACGTAGCCGAAAAACTAAATATTTATGatagatatgatatgataaaattCCGCATCATAAATACGGATAATTATCCGTAAAATTAAATGGGTATGACGTGGATACATATACTCTAGTGTCCACCTTGCATCCATTTGATTGTGCGTCAAAGAATATCAATGATTTGGAGCTATTGACATTGTATCCATAATTATCAATCAGAGAAACAATTATGAGATTGCAACGGAGCCATTTCTTAGATTTTGGGACTGAGATAATTTGCAATGTCATTGAGGTCTTGAAGAAAACATATATGGTAGTACTTAAGATTATGGGTGGCAAAACGAGTTGGGCCTGTCGGGCCGACTCGTTTGACCCGTCATTTTTTGCGAATCGGGCTGAGGTTTTCGACTCCATACTTTAGATTGGCCCGTCCCGCCTAGTCCGCTTAAAAAACGTGCATTGGCGAGACGGATTTTGCCTGCAATTTTGTTAATACTTAAAATGAAAACTGGGTAATACATATAATTCTTTTTCCCTTTATAAAAACGTGCATTCGGCGGCTCAATccactatatatttttttccttctctttactgataaaaaattggtctttctttttatataaatagatagatagatatgtATTGCATATAATTCTAAAACTAGGTTTTCTTGCTTTTGAACCAAGTGGATTATTTTAGTCTTTTAATGTGTGTTTATTTTCAGTTTTTGGTGTTATAgttaagttgttttgtttatgttgttgAAGAATATGATATTGACATTAGGGCTTATTGAAGTTCTATTGTTCGTTGTTAAAAAATATCTTTAGTTGGTCTCTTTTGTACTgattaataattttgtaaattatgtAGTAAatcaaactataaaaaaaaagtctgactGGACGGCTCGCCAATAAATGGGGCGCCCTTGAGTTTTGAGTTTGGATACCTAAATTAGCCCGACTCGCCCCATTTTTTGGCAGGACTAAACGGGGCGGGCGGTACACTTTGCCACCCCTACTTAAGATAAAACAAAGCCAAATTGTATTAAAATTGTGCATTAtatctctcaatttttttaagacATAATTATTATTCGTAGAATCATTTACAAGTGCCTTTAGATCAAGTTAGCATAACCCAAAtactaattaatattaatattgtatTGGAATAACAAAGTGACacttaatttgaaatttttactTTTGCCGAAAACAATTACTACTTACTCCTTAAATaatataagagtttaattgatatatactgacggtgtaaaatagttttatacgatcgtccaataaataaccatcattttgtcatgtcatgtcaagaaagtgaggtgaagtggggtgatgtggcggaaaacatggttggtattggttgactgtgtaaaattattttacaccgtcggtgcatatcaattaagtCCTAAAtataagggtccgtttgacccaactttttttagagtttatgcaaacagcttatgcaatataaattaggttttatgctattttataagttcgtgaaaattgtaattttataaactattttatcataaactaccttgacaaacttataataatatataaaaattgcataaacttTTTGCATAAGATCTAAAAAAATCTGGGTCAAACGAGTTATAAGTCTATGTAGATTAACTCACAAGAATTAAGGATATTGGTACTATAGtgttaaatttgtttttgaacAAGTATAGTGTtaaatttgttaataattaatagtgtttataattttatcctttaagaaagaatgattttttttttataagcaatgttagtgttagtattacaatgttatgttagttttttttttctctgccATGATTTGAACTCTGGACCTCCTGCtctttaacccttagctcaactagcttaaccagttgagctacccatccaCCCAGAAAGAAGGAATGTTGATTTATGTACTCAACATAATATTTACAATTGATTGCAAAGAAATACGTGTAAGATAAATAGGGGtatgttgataaaaataataataaatgcaattgaaaatcttaatatgattttattaaAAGGGAGGAAAAAATCTCAAAAGGATCATATATTTAGGGaaagggttaaatatgcaaAAAGTCCCTGCACTTAagagtcatttgagttttagtctctgcattttaaaaacatttcattttgtcactgcactttcattttactttaaaaatggtccccagacctttttttgttgttgaaatgacacatttttgATGATCTGTCACTGTTGACTGGACTTTAGAGTTGCAGTGAATCgatcaaaatacccttaaataagtaattttttaaaagtaaataaaattgacacatcataaaaaaatgtgtcacttcaacaaaaaatgggttcagggaccatttttaaagtaaaatgaaagtgcagtggcaaaatgaaaggattttaaaatacagggactaaaactcaaataacccgtaagtgcagggaccttttgcatatttaagtcTTAGGGAAATAGGTAgtattaatttgaaattgagGTAGTTATACTGACCTTACACTACCCTTTTAGAATGATAATGTTAAAAATCTTTGCATTTGTCATGTAGCACGTGGCATAGAAGAACACAGATTCATGGCATAGAAGAACACGGTTTGTGGCATGTAAAGACAATTTTTTGTGTTAACAACGGTTTTTCTCCTTCTTAgtttatcaaagaggggtgatttcaggtcaaatcttgacctaaaatcacccctccaaattattttttctttctcgttattaaataagtgtgatttttcacatatttgtttggttttgtgttatttgttatcccgtccttgtgcggtgtattctgttgtgccgtctctgtgcggtgtattttattttcccgtctttgtgcggtgatcatttgtttcaggttgaaggattagatccgatcaagtacaaatctatccaatgtcgacttttgtgtcatcagcgctgcagatctgggggcatggacattccagacacttcaatatagtcatatatgtaggcttatgtaatttgccgttttatgctattaacatggatgctgtgagtttgtttgcagatccatcctttttgtttttagcaaatttgaatttgtattacatcgatgtactctatcagtttgaatgaatgaatatcctttatttttagtcaaaaaacgGTTATGGCCGCCGCccaaaattaaaccaaaaaaaaaaaaaactacatcaGCCGCCGCCGCGCTGCCTCCTTCCGTCTGATGACACTGCTGCAATGGCATCTATTGTTAGTCTCTCCTAGGAACATCCTTTGTGATTCCTCGTGAGTGTTTTGATTTCGATTCGGTAGGATTTGCCGTAAGATCCGGAAAACTAATCCTAACGTGGTCGCTTTGTTTTTGGGGTCCGATCCTCGTGAGTGTTTGACTTAGATTCACTACCAAATTGATTGATTTGAAGCCAGTGTGAAGGTTTTCAGGTTTGCTGCTTATcaatttggtgtattttgtCTTTTATAGAATTAAGTATCGGGATTGCTTTTATGAACTGATTGGAGATTTGCTGGGTATACTGAAGCTTGTATTTTGTTGCTAATTCATTTGGATGCTTTCTATCTTGTCTCTCTTTGTGGTAATTGGGTTTGATCTGGTACTTTCTATTTGCCGTTTGGTGAGGCTTTCTCTTTGTTTGGGAATTTGATATTCATGAAGAGAGTTCATATGCATTACAACCACACCAGGCCTGCTACTAATGAGTATAGTAAGTTGATGGTAACAATACATATGCTGGTAGTGATATTATCTATTCATGGTAAACCATTGTTTTATGTTGATGTTGTAATGGCGGGCATTGAGACTCGGATCTGCCAAGAAAAATGAGTATCATCAGCTGGAATTGTCGGGGCTTGGGGAACCCGAATGCAATTCTACATTTGAAATTCCTCATCCGTAGGTATAAACCAGATGTAATGATCTTGTATGAGACCTTGATTAATTCGAATAAAACCAATGATCTACGTTATGAATTGAGTTTTGATTCTTGTTTTGCTGCTGATCGGGAAGGTAGAGGAGGGGGCGTGGCTGTTTTTTGGAATAAGAATATTGACTGTACTATCACCAATTTTTCTTCCAATCATGTTGATATTAGTGTGAATGACTCGGTTAGAGGAAAGTGGAGATTGACAGGATTTTATGGGTACCCAGAAGGTAGTCGTAGAAGAGATTCTTGGAATTTTCTTAGGCAACTTGCTAACCTCTCTACTTTACCTTGGTGTGTTATTGGGGACTTTAATGACATACTTTCATCCGACGAAAAGAAAGGAAGAGTGGACAGAGCAAATTGGTTGATTAATGGATTTAGAGAAGCAGTAATGGACGCTGGCCTGTTTGATTTAAACATGCATGGATATCAATTTACTTGGTTCAAAAGCTTGGGAACAAACCGGGCAGTGGAAGAAAAACTAGACAGAGCGTTAGTTAATGATGCTTGGAGCCAAAATTTCCCAAACGCTATGTTGGAGTGTTTGTCAGCTACTTCCTCTGATCACTATCCCATACGGCTTACTTGTGATTATGTTCAGTCCAACAACTATGTACATAGGCATTTCAAATTTGAGATGGCCTGGTTAGAAGAACCtgaatttgcaaaatttgtGAGACATAATTGGGGTAACTATAATGCTGGTGATATTATGCATAAGCTCAAGGAGTGTGCATCCGATTTAACAAGCTGGAGCAaggaaaattttcataatttgcGCAAGCAAATTGATTTCTACCACAAAAAGCTGGAGACTACTCGCTTAAATGTTGATGAATCCAATATCAACTATTTCAATGCCTTGAAAAGAAGACTCTCGGTACTTCTTACTCAGGAGGATCGTTTTTGGAGACAAAGGGCAAAAACTTACTGGTACAAGGATGGTGATTTGAACACCAAGTTTTTCCATGCAGCTGCTTCTACAAGAAAGACAGTGAACCGAATTGAAGCCTTGATCGACGACAATAATATTGAGTGTCGAAATCCAGATGGCATGGTTGCTATTGCTAGGGagtatttttcaaatttgttcCAAAAGCAGATCAGTGCTCGTGATGAAGTGTTGAATGTCATCACGCCTACAATAACAATTGAAGATAATGAAAAGCTCCTTGAACCGTTTGTGTTTGAAGAATTTCGTGAAGCAATTTTTTCCATGCAAGCTGATAAATGCCCAGGTCCAGATGGC encodes:
- the LOC123923997 gene encoding geranylgeranyl pyrophosphate synthase, chloroplastic-like is translated as MSTMNLNTCFMFNQLTITASTTTTRSRSRSRISSFYFTKIPISISTIKPKTHNHNHQFSVSSLLTKQETIETEEKPVFSFNTYMIEKATRVNKALDDAVSLREPLKVHEAMRYSLLAGGKRVRPVLCLAACELVGGTESMAMPAACAVEMIHTMSLIHDDLPCMDNDDLRRGKPTNHKVFGEDVAVLAGDALLAFAFEHIAVSTKGVSPARIVRAIGELAKSIGSEGLVAGQVVDINSEGLSDVGLERLEFIHLHKTAALLEGAVVLGAILGGGSDEDVEKLRKFARYIGLLFQVVDDILDVTKSSQELGKTAGKDLVADKVTYPKLLGIEKSKEFAEKLNSDAQDQLSGFDSNKSAPLIALANYIAYRQN